One Vigna unguiculata cultivar IT97K-499-35 chromosome 7, ASM411807v1, whole genome shotgun sequence genomic region harbors:
- the LOC114190326 gene encoding uncharacterized protein LOC114190326 isoform X2, with product MEKFRFFMFVLVVCFYDAVGSYTCTLSINNGGGKRLTVLHDSFFSLLPFQSKPDDFDRAGMIKQFYSSNITGNRQGRRISLMSSCGTRLGIRNTETITTTTGLFTFLRPLLFYFLETFPYLYFACKPG from the exons aTGGAGAAATTTAGGTTTTTCATGTTTGTTTTAGTTGTATGTTTTTATGATGCAGTTGGCTCCTACACTTGTACCCTGAG TATAAACAACGGGGGAGGGAAAAGGCTCACTGTCCTACATGattcatttttctctcttctgcCATTCCAATCTAAACCTGATGACTTTGACAGAG CTGGCATGATAAAGCAGTTTTATTCGAGCAATATCACTGGAAACAGGCAAGGAAGAAGAATCAGCCTTATGAGTTCTTG TGGAACAAGACTTGGGATAAGGAACACCGAGACCATTACTACTACAACTGGCCTGTTTACTTTCCTTAGGCCCCTCCTGTTTTATTTCTTAGAGACTTTTCCCTATCTTTATTTTGCTTGCAAACCTGGATAA
- the LOC114190326 gene encoding uncharacterized protein LOC114190326 isoform X1, with the protein MEKYFGNAYRGDPGVPHSDPDRFVNIWIGSAVFSVLTYVNPYMWTLSNQFNINNGGGKRLTVLHDSFFSLLPFQSKPDDFDRAGMIKQFYSSNITGNRQGRRISLMSSCGTRLGIRNTETITTTTGLFTFLRPLLFYFLETFPYLYFACKPG; encoded by the exons atGGAGAAGTATTTCGGAAACGCTTATCGTGGTGACCCGGGCGTGCCCCATTCGGACCCGGATCGGTTTGTCAACATTTGGATCGGGTCCGCTGTCTTCTCTGTTCTCACCTACGTCAATCCCTATATGTGGACACTATCTAATCAGTTCAA TATAAACAACGGGGGAGGGAAAAGGCTCACTGTCCTACATGattcatttttctctcttctgcCATTCCAATCTAAACCTGATGACTTTGACAGAG CTGGCATGATAAAGCAGTTTTATTCGAGCAATATCACTGGAAACAGGCAAGGAAGAAGAATCAGCCTTATGAGTTCTTG TGGAACAAGACTTGGGATAAGGAACACCGAGACCATTACTACTACAACTGGCCTGTTTACTTTCCTTAGGCCCCTCCTGTTTTATTTCTTAGAGACTTTTCCCTATCTTTATTTTGCTTGCAAACCTGGATAA
- the LOC114190326 gene encoding uncharacterized protein LOC114190326 isoform X4, which yields MEKYFGNAYRGDPGVPHSDPDRFVNIWIGSAVFSVLTYVNPYMWTLSNQFNWHDKAVLFEQYHWKQARKKNQPYEFLWNKTWDKEHRDHYYYNWPVYFP from the exons atGGAGAAGTATTTCGGAAACGCTTATCGTGGTGACCCGGGCGTGCCCCATTCGGACCCGGATCGGTTTGTCAACATTTGGATCGGGTCCGCTGTCTTCTCTGTTCTCACCTACGTCAATCCCTATATGTGGACACTATCTAATCAGTTCAA CTGGCATGATAAAGCAGTTTTATTCGAGCAATATCACTGGAAACAGGCAAGGAAGAAGAATCAGCCTTATGAGTTCTTG TGGAACAAGACTTGGGATAAGGAACACCGAGACCATTACTACTACAACTGGCCTGTTTACTTTCCTTAG
- the LOC114190326 gene encoding uncharacterized protein LOC114190326 isoform X3: MEKYFGNAYRGDPGVPHSDPDRFVNIWIGSAVFSVLTYVNPYMWTLSNQFNINNGGGKRLTVLHDSFFSLLPFQSKPDDFDRGRLGFLPGISPQILIMIVE; this comes from the exons atGGAGAAGTATTTCGGAAACGCTTATCGTGGTGACCCGGGCGTGCCCCATTCGGACCCGGATCGGTTTGTCAACATTTGGATCGGGTCCGCTGTCTTCTCTGTTCTCACCTACGTCAATCCCTATATGTGGACACTATCTAATCAGTTCAA TATAAACAACGGGGGAGGGAAAAGGCTCACTGTCCTACATGattcatttttctctcttctgcCATTCCAATCTAAACCTGATGACTTTGACAGAG GTCGACTTGGTTTTCTTCCCGGGATTTCCCCCCAAATCCTGATTATGATAGTTGAGTAG
- the LOC114192641 gene encoding transcription initiation factor TFIID subunit 8 codes for MTNGGERAAPDDYGRAAARLAVAQLCNAAGFHGATASALDAFVDVAIRYLLDVGRTAESHANHSGRSQCTVFDAIRGFEDLGAPRAFSCPGGVRDIVSFVESADEVPFAQPIPRFPVVQERRRIPSFDQMGETPPSKHIPAWLPALPDPHTYIHTPVWNERVSDPREDKIEQARQRRKAERSLLSLQKRLLLRNGSVEAKARTSASPDSTVLETQGVGDDHKDVDKDVAPVVKVSVLDEGNVGDRNRVSVLEAFAPAIEMLGSGGLGGDEDDGLGERERSELPVVRPTVHFKFRTGKKFIGESLDMRIRNKDASRTVALVGREDERDDKKRRAEYILKQSMENPQELTLL; via the coding sequence ATGACCAACGGCGGAGAAAGAGCCGCGCCGGACGACTACGGCCGAGCCGCAGCACGTCTCGCGGTGGCGCAGCTCTGCAACGCCGCTGGGTTCCACGGCGCCACTGCCTCTGCGCTGGACGCCTTCGTCGACGTCGCAATCCGCTACCTCCTCGACGTAGGCAGAACCGCGGAGTCCCATGCGAACCACTCCGGCCGATCGCAGTGCACCGTCTTCGACGCGATTCGCGGCTTCGAGGACCTGGGAGCGCCGCGAGCCTTCTCCTGCCCCGGCGGAGTAAGAGATATCGTGAGTTTCGTGGAATCGGCGGACGAGGTTCCGTTCGCTCAACCGATTCCTCGGTTTCCGGTCGTTCAGGAACGACGTCGCATTCCGAGTTTTGATCAGATGGGGGAGACTCCACCGTCGAAGCATATTCCCGCGTGGTTACCGGCTTTGCCAGATCCGCATACGTATATTCACACTCCGGTGTGGAATGAGAGGGTTTCTGATCCTCGTGaagataaaattgaacaagCTAGGCAGCGTAGGAAGGCTGAGAGGTCGTTGTTGAGTTTGCAGAAACGTTTGTTGTTGCGTAATGGTTCAGTGGAAGCTAAAGCAAGAACATCCGCTTCACCAGATAGTACTGTTTTGGAAACTCAAGGCGTTGGTGATGACCATAAGGATGTTGATAAAGATGTTGCTCCGGTTGTTAAGGTTTCAGTTTTGGATGAGGGTAATGTTGGTGACAGGAACCGTGTTTCGGTGTTGGAGGCGTTTGCTCCGGCAATTGAGATGCTTGGGAGTGGAGGGTTGGGTGGTGATGAAGATGATGGGttgggagagagagaaagaagtgagCTTCCTGTTGTGAGACCTACTGTGCATTTTAAGTTTAGGACTGGGAAAAAGTTCATTGGGGAGTCGTTGGATATGAGAATTCGGAATAAGGATGCGTCACGGACGGTGGCATTGGTTGGGAGAGAAGATGAGAGGGATGATAAGAAAAGGAGGGCTGAGTATATTCTCAAACAGTCTATGGAGAACCCGCAGGAACTCACTCTGTTGTAG